From one Arenicella chitinivorans genomic stretch:
- the serS gene encoding serine--tRNA ligase — MIDPQLLRTDIQSVAKALKLKGHSFDVDAYQVLESKRKSLQVEAESLQAQRNAKSKEIGKVKAQGGDASAIMAEVNGFAERMKAAQSELDAVKEQLFAMTDVMPNMPHASVPEGSSEGENVEVSKWGTPPQFDFTVRDHVDLGEATAALDFEMATKIAGPRFVVMRGQLAKLNRALIQYMLDVHTQNHGYEEVYVPYLVNQESLIGTGQFSKFGDHDLFATQAEDGYYLIPTAEVPVTNIVRNEILAVDQLPMKLVAHTPCFRREAGSYGRDTRGMIRQHQFEKVELVQIVKPEDSYDALEQLTGHAEAVLQGLELPYRKVVLCGGDLGFSAAKTYDLEVWLPGQDAYREISSCSNFESFQARRLGARYRVEQKKTELVHTLNGSGLAVGRTLLAIMENYQQADGSVVIPDCLRPYMGGIEVILQSHA; from the coding sequence ATGATTGATCCACAGCTATTGCGGACTGATATCCAGTCTGTCGCCAAGGCCTTAAAGTTAAAGGGCCACTCTTTCGATGTTGATGCCTATCAGGTGCTGGAGTCGAAGCGTAAGTCGCTGCAAGTCGAAGCCGAGTCTTTGCAGGCGCAGCGCAACGCAAAATCCAAAGAAATTGGTAAGGTGAAAGCGCAAGGCGGTGATGCGTCCGCCATCATGGCTGAGGTGAACGGCTTCGCTGAGCGAATGAAAGCCGCTCAGAGTGAACTGGATGCGGTTAAAGAACAGCTGTTTGCGATGACCGATGTTATGCCGAATATGCCGCACGCGTCCGTGCCAGAGGGCAGTTCGGAGGGCGAGAATGTCGAAGTGTCTAAATGGGGTACACCGCCTCAGTTCGATTTTACGGTGCGTGATCACGTTGATTTGGGTGAGGCGACGGCGGCACTCGATTTCGAGATGGCAACTAAGATCGCCGGACCGCGATTTGTGGTGATGCGTGGACAGTTGGCTAAGTTAAATCGTGCCTTAATCCAGTATATGTTGGATGTGCATACACAGAATCATGGGTATGAAGAAGTCTATGTGCCGTATCTGGTGAATCAGGAGAGTTTGATTGGTACGGGTCAATTCTCTAAATTTGGCGATCATGATCTGTTTGCTACCCAGGCTGAAGACGGCTACTACTTGATTCCAACGGCGGAAGTCCCAGTGACCAATATTGTGCGTAATGAAATATTAGCAGTGGATCAACTGCCGATGAAGTTGGTTGCGCACACACCGTGTTTTCGACGAGAGGCCGGGAGCTATGGTCGCGACACGCGTGGAATGATTCGACAACATCAATTTGAAAAAGTCGAGTTGGTGCAAATCGTTAAGCCAGAGGATTCATACGACGCGCTCGAACAGTTAACAGGCCACGCAGAAGCGGTGCTACAAGGCTTGGAGCTGCCATACCGCAAGGTCGTATTGTGTGGCGGTGATCTCGGTTTCTCGGCCGCGAAAACCTACGACCTGGAAGTGTGGTTGCCGGGCCAAGATGCGTATCGTGAGATTTCATCGTGCAGTAATTTTGAAAGTTTTCAAGCGCGGCGTTTGGGTGCTCGTTATCGTGTAGAGCAAAAGAAGACTGAGCTGGTTCATACTTTAAATGGTTCAGGTCTCGCGGTGGGGCGTACTTTGCTCGCGATTATGGAAAATTACCAGCAGGCCGACGGGAGTGTCGTAATACCTGATTGTCTGCGTCCATATATGGGTGGCATTGAGGTTATTCTCCAGTCACACGCATAG
- a CDS encoding outer membrane beta-barrel protein, whose amino-acid sequence MKNIRNKHAAMVIGLIVTGGAGSVYAQVSDKGLTPAANTYRSYQNASIVRDSGLSQPLDLLNDFYPAISLTAAKHDNVRRRPDLAEDDLKITAIPSLGYRTNIGRHKFYAAYSGVYTFHQDVEQEDAESNSVLANLGLDLSRRWDLDLFGGFGDSFEERGISGGRDFVGYTGNAFDRGPEQLEYKAYGADLIFGRKIGILKGVLGYEYVETTFSSDDELFQFDASERDRESDALHLDLEWQFGARTSVFGRIEETETNYFSAANQLDNTQTDYLIGLRWKPSNALSGVVGVGRSEKDFVSPDQPDYDSSVYYANLNYSFSAFSNLQFAASRHVEEPADGFSSYYETDFYGIGWNHALSQRVVLDAYYKWSDDHYNIGREDSFVDWGVGVDYVWRSWMTAGIYYGEIERESNFADIAYEDAYIGLRFRSDLRSLFSGSRRDEVEPASFDYPKRTGRSQ is encoded by the coding sequence ATGAAAAATATTCGAAATAAGCATGCAGCAATGGTCATTGGATTGATCGTCACCGGCGGGGCCGGAAGTGTGTATGCGCAAGTTTCCGACAAGGGGTTGACGCCCGCTGCGAATACCTACCGCTCCTATCAAAATGCGTCCATCGTGCGTGACAGCGGCTTGAGTCAGCCTCTGGACCTGCTGAATGACTTTTATCCTGCGATTTCGCTCACTGCTGCAAAGCATGATAATGTCCGACGTCGTCCTGATTTAGCTGAGGACGATCTCAAAATAACCGCCATACCCAGCTTAGGGTATCGTACCAACATCGGTCGACATAAATTTTATGCCGCATACAGCGGTGTTTATACATTTCATCAGGATGTTGAGCAGGAAGATGCTGAGTCGAACTCAGTGCTAGCCAACCTCGGACTGGATTTGAGCAGGCGGTGGGACTTGGATCTGTTTGGCGGTTTTGGGGACTCTTTTGAAGAACGCGGGATCTCTGGTGGACGTGACTTCGTCGGGTATACTGGCAATGCGTTTGATCGAGGTCCTGAACAGCTGGAGTACAAAGCGTACGGCGCTGACCTGATTTTCGGACGTAAAATCGGTATTTTAAAAGGTGTCCTGGGTTATGAATACGTCGAAACAACGTTTAGCAGTGACGATGAGCTATTTCAATTCGATGCGAGTGAGCGGGATCGCGAGAGTGACGCACTCCATTTAGATCTTGAGTGGCAGTTTGGGGCGCGAACGTCGGTTTTTGGTAGAATTGAAGAAACTGAAACGAACTATTTTAGTGCTGCGAACCAACTTGATAACACGCAGACTGACTACCTGATAGGCCTACGTTGGAAACCATCCAACGCATTGAGTGGTGTTGTTGGTGTCGGTCGCAGCGAGAAAGATTTTGTCAGTCCGGATCAGCCGGACTACGACAGCAGTGTGTATTACGCGAACTTGAATTACTCCTTCAGTGCGTTCTCTAATTTACAGTTTGCTGCCTCGCGACACGTAGAGGAGCCAGCTGATGGCTTTTCAAGCTACTACGAAACTGACTTTTATGGCATTGGCTGGAATCATGCATTGAGTCAACGCGTGGTACTGGATGCCTACTATAAATGGTCTGATGATCACTACAATATTGGTCGAGAAGACTCGTTTGTTGATTGGGGTGTTGGTGTTGATTACGTCTGGCGTAGCTGGATGACAGCCGGTATCTATTATGGGGAGATCGAGCGTGAATCCAATTTTGCAGACATCGCATATGAAGACGCTTACATCGGGTTGCGTTTTCGTTCCGATTTACGTTCTTTGTTCAGCGGCTCTCGACGTGATGAGGTCGAGCCAGCGTCGTTTGACTACCCGAAACGAACCGGCCGTAGTCAATAA
- the lolA gene encoding outer membrane lipoprotein chaperone LolA, translated as MRTWIQCVCLTGLLCMSSMSSASEVMLRDFLKQVDTLQADFEQRITDEGGMTIETAKGIFSLSRPGRFRWDTASADPDFERGPQIVSNGESIIFYEPDLASANVRSFDEAVQQAPTIVLVQSGEKLDDVFTITDYGLTDGLSWVALRPKSDDAGFNELMIGFDNGALAQILITDMLANETRLRLTNVKTNQSLPAALFELELPEGVDFVH; from the coding sequence ATGCGTACCTGGATACAGTGTGTTTGTCTGACGGGCTTGCTTTGTATGAGCTCCATGAGTTCGGCCTCCGAAGTGATGCTGCGCGATTTCTTGAAACAGGTCGATACCTTACAAGCAGACTTCGAACAACGCATCACCGATGAAGGTGGGATGACGATCGAGACTGCCAAAGGAATTTTTTCGCTGTCTCGTCCCGGTAGGTTTCGATGGGATACTGCGTCGGCCGATCCAGATTTTGAGCGCGGCCCGCAGATTGTCTCCAATGGAGAGTCGATTATTTTCTACGAGCCTGACTTGGCCAGCGCTAATGTGCGCAGCTTTGATGAGGCGGTGCAGCAGGCGCCGACGATTGTGCTAGTGCAATCCGGTGAAAAGTTGGACGACGTTTTCACCATCACTGATTACGGTTTGACGGACGGACTCAGTTGGGTTGCCCTGCGCCCTAAAAGCGACGATGCTGGTTTTAACGAGTTGATGATTGGATTTGATAACGGCGCGCTTGCGCAAATTCTGATAACCGATATGTTGGCTAACGAAACGCGTTTGCGTTTGACAAACGTCAAAACCAATCAGTCGCTGCCCGCTGCCCTGTTCGAACTCGAATTACCTGAAGGTGTCGATTTCGTTCACTGA
- the crcB gene encoding fluoride efflux transporter CrcB, with translation MLLYIGIIVAGGLGALLRFLVGRVLLHSGWAALPLSTLAVNAVGSFLMGYLSWLLVHKWSASPHIQWLVMTGFLGGFTTFSAFSLETVVMMEQGAELRALFYVLSQVLLCVSLCWVGIFLARHS, from the coding sequence ATGTTGCTTTATATCGGGATTATTGTTGCGGGCGGGCTTGGTGCATTATTGCGCTTTTTGGTTGGGCGGGTACTGCTGCATTCTGGTTGGGCCGCTCTGCCATTGAGTACGTTGGCGGTAAACGCGGTGGGCAGTTTTCTGATGGGGTATTTGTCTTGGCTGCTGGTGCACAAGTGGTCTGCATCGCCGCACATCCAATGGCTGGTGATGACCGGTTTTTTGGGTGGGTTTACGACCTTTTCGGCATTCTCGCTAGAAACTGTTGTGATGATGGAGCAGGGTGCTGAATTGCGTGCTTTGTTTTATGTTTTGTCCCAGGTGTTATTGTGTGTTTCTCTGTGCTGGGTCGGTATTTTTCTGGCACGCCATTCTTAA
- a CDS encoding polysaccharide biosynthesis/export family protein, which yields MQTILRTPNSLNNLRSVCIVAALCVASLVSAHVSAQNTDGPSTSKLQIYLQKPYQKITDLETVADYTVVARGTRWSTVRFSQPVVPGWVSKAYVELADDKVTVTADVLNVRLRPSQESRVMTQVERGYVSDVVGRYGDFVQIKLPPQFAVALRNSGVATVSVAGAPNSTKPSTASSTKPSPASELHRIAPGDSISLRVFGEDDLSTENVRVPQSGQVSFPLVGPVSVVGKTTDEVEQQMVALLSQGYVRNPRVSVTIFSYRPIFIRGGVNNTGAFPYTEGLTVAKAIALAGGSKASAKDDGVSILRDGETLAEGLSVDSTYRIASGDVISVTEELGEDDRLYIYVHGEVQAPGEYVYRRGLTVEKAIVLASGYTLRASKRKISVTRYAGMSEDQEPIKMKRVELYTPIEPGDVINVGASWF from the coding sequence ATGCAAACAATACTGCGCACTCCGAATTCGCTTAACAACCTGCGAAGTGTGTGTATTGTTGCTGCGCTTTGCGTTGCCTCACTGGTTTCGGCTCACGTCTCAGCTCAGAATACGGATGGCCCCTCAACATCAAAGCTGCAAATTTATCTTCAAAAGCCATACCAGAAAATCACTGATCTCGAGACGGTGGCTGACTACACTGTGGTGGCGCGCGGCACGCGCTGGTCAACCGTGCGATTTAGCCAGCCGGTTGTCCCCGGTTGGGTGAGCAAAGCGTATGTTGAACTTGCCGACGATAAGGTCACGGTCACGGCTGATGTGCTGAATGTTCGGCTACGACCAAGTCAAGAGTCCCGAGTTATGACTCAGGTTGAGCGAGGTTATGTCAGCGATGTGGTAGGTCGCTATGGCGATTTTGTGCAAATCAAATTGCCCCCTCAATTTGCGGTTGCATTGCGTAATTCTGGGGTGGCTACAGTGTCTGTGGCAGGTGCACCTAATAGTACGAAACCGTCGACGGCCTCCAGTACGAAACCGTCGCCGGCCTCCGAATTGCACCGCATCGCGCCGGGTGATTCCATTTCACTGCGGGTTTTTGGCGAAGACGATTTGAGCACTGAGAATGTGCGCGTACCGCAAAGTGGTCAGGTTTCATTCCCGCTTGTAGGTCCGGTGAGCGTTGTCGGTAAAACAACCGACGAAGTGGAACAGCAAATGGTGGCGCTGTTGTCACAAGGCTACGTTCGAAACCCGCGAGTCTCAGTGACGATATTTAGTTATCGGCCCATTTTTATACGTGGCGGCGTAAACAATACAGGAGCATTTCCTTACACTGAAGGCCTGACCGTCGCCAAGGCGATCGCGCTCGCAGGTGGTAGCAAAGCGTCGGCTAAAGACGACGGCGTCAGCATTTTGCGTGATGGAGAAACGTTGGCTGAAGGGTTGAGCGTAGACAGTACCTACCGGATCGCATCCGGCGACGTGATCAGTGTGACGGAAGAGCTGGGTGAGGATGATCGGCTATATATCTACGTTCACGGCGAAGTCCAGGCGCCGGGTGAATACGTGTATCGTCGAGGTTTGACTGTCGAGAAAGCCATTGTGCTGGCGAGTGGGTACACGCTTCGTGCTTCCAAACGCAAAATTAGTGTCACCCGGTATGCCGGGATGAGTGAAGACCAAGAGCCGATCAAGATGAAGCGGGTTGAGTTATATACACCGATCGAACCTGGCGACGTCATCAACGTTGGTGCCAGCTGGTTTTAA
- a CDS encoding DNA translocase FtsK, with translation MPQAKRKQIKETEQGLLSPRVRELSSEIVVVVSAFLSIYALLSLMTYDPADPGWSHSGGAGREVSNLGGQFGANFSDMLLHGFGYISFLVPIMILALGINYFRKRHDTAEPSYFKRVLIAAGFLITVMGGCGLENLHFNHWAATKHFNAGGYLGGWLTGGLVDMFGEIGSTLLMVTLFLTGITIFSGLSWFRLMDNIGAAIFGLIERVQNQREEKVDREIGAKARIVRQETVTELKEKVKVAPTIMPKIAPSDAKREDSGRMEREKQTTLFDSMHSSNDALPALSLLDPPEAQVFGYSDEELNALSVLLVKKLADFNVSVEVVSVHQGPVITRFEIDPAPGIKAATITGLAKDLARALSTMSVRVVENIPGKSYIGIEIPNESREIVRLVEGLSSSQFEDMSSPLALVLGKDISGKTVIADLAKMPHVLIAGTTGSGKSVCINALILSLIYKATAQQVRMIMVDPKMLELSVYEGIPHLLCPVVTDMSEAANALRWSIVEMERRYKLMSELGVRNLAGYNRKVKLAEESGNPVLDPMVREGEVAEPLQELPCLVVIIDELADLMMSVGKKVEELITRLAQKGRASGVHLILATQRPSVDVITGLLKANIPTRIAFQVSSKVDSRTVIDQMGAEMLLGHGDMLYLPPGTSIPERVHGSFVSDKEVHAVVASLKGKAPPEYDESILSAPKEVNDALPSAFRDDAVNDDPENDPLYDQAVEFVTRTRKASISSVQRQLRVGYNRAARMIETMEMAGVITPAEENGRREVIAPPPIED, from the coding sequence ATGCCCCAGGCGAAACGAAAACAGATCAAAGAAACAGAGCAGGGCCTACTTTCACCACGCGTCAGAGAGCTGAGTTCTGAAATTGTGGTGGTGGTGAGTGCGTTCTTGTCCATTTATGCACTGCTGTCCTTGATGACGTATGATCCGGCGGATCCGGGTTGGTCTCACAGTGGTGGGGCGGGGCGCGAGGTCAGTAATCTGGGCGGCCAATTTGGTGCGAACTTTTCCGACATGCTGTTGCATGGCTTTGGTTACATTTCATTTTTGGTGCCGATTATGATTTTGGCACTCGGGATTAACTACTTTCGTAAGCGTCACGACACCGCAGAACCCTCATACTTTAAGCGCGTATTAATTGCCGCTGGCTTTCTAATTACCGTGATGGGTGGTTGTGGGCTGGAGAATCTTCACTTTAACCACTGGGCAGCCACCAAGCACTTCAATGCTGGCGGTTATCTAGGCGGTTGGTTGACCGGTGGCCTGGTCGACATGTTTGGGGAGATTGGTTCGACCTTGTTGATGGTGACGCTGTTCTTGACCGGCATCACAATTTTTAGCGGTTTGTCCTGGTTTCGATTGATGGACAATATTGGTGCGGCGATCTTTGGGTTGATTGAGCGTGTGCAAAATCAGCGTGAAGAGAAGGTCGATCGCGAAATCGGAGCTAAAGCTCGGATTGTGCGCCAGGAAACGGTGACTGAGCTAAAAGAAAAAGTCAAAGTTGCACCTACCATCATGCCTAAGATTGCGCCCTCCGATGCCAAGCGCGAAGACAGTGGTCGCATGGAGCGAGAAAAGCAAACCACCTTGTTCGACTCCATGCACAGTTCCAATGACGCGCTCCCGGCTTTGTCACTGCTTGACCCGCCAGAAGCTCAGGTGTTTGGCTATTCTGACGAGGAGCTTAATGCTTTGTCCGTCCTGTTGGTGAAAAAGCTTGCTGACTTTAACGTGTCAGTCGAAGTGGTCAGTGTGCACCAAGGGCCAGTTATCACTCGGTTTGAGATCGATCCGGCACCTGGAATCAAGGCTGCAACTATCACCGGTCTGGCAAAGGATCTTGCCCGTGCCTTGTCGACTATGAGTGTGCGGGTGGTCGAAAATATTCCCGGTAAGTCGTACATCGGGATTGAAATCCCCAATGAGTCGCGTGAAATAGTGCGCTTAGTCGAAGGGTTGTCATCCAGCCAGTTCGAGGACATGAGTTCGCCCTTGGCGTTGGTGTTGGGAAAAGACATTAGTGGTAAAACCGTGATTGCGGATCTGGCTAAAATGCCTCATGTGCTGATTGCGGGTACCACCGGTTCCGGTAAGTCAGTGTGTATTAATGCGCTGATTTTGAGTTTGATTTACAAGGCTACCGCACAGCAAGTTCGAATGATCATGGTTGATCCAAAGATGCTTGAATTGTCAGTCTACGAGGGCATTCCGCATTTGTTGTGTCCTGTGGTGACGGATATGAGTGAGGCGGCGAATGCGCTGCGTTGGAGCATCGTTGAGATGGAGCGCCGCTACAAGCTTATGTCGGAACTGGGCGTGCGTAATCTCGCTGGCTATAACCGCAAAGTGAAACTCGCAGAAGAATCCGGCAATCCCGTTCTTGATCCGATGGTGCGCGAGGGCGAGGTGGCTGAACCATTGCAAGAATTGCCTTGTCTGGTGGTGATTATTGACGAGCTGGCAGATTTGATGATGTCGGTCGGAAAAAAAGTTGAAGAGTTGATTACACGGCTGGCGCAAAAAGGTCGCGCCTCGGGCGTGCATTTGATCCTGGCGACGCAGCGGCCGTCGGTGGATGTCATTACCGGTCTGCTCAAAGCCAATATTCCGACCCGAATCGCATTTCAGGTTTCATCTAAAGTCGATTCGCGTACGGTAATTGATCAAATGGGCGCTGAGATGCTGCTCGGCCATGGTGATATGTTGTACTTGCCACCAGGAACCAGTATTCCAGAGCGTGTTCACGGCAGTTTTGTGTCGGATAAAGAAGTGCATGCCGTGGTGGCCTCGCTCAAGGGCAAAGCTCCACCGGAATACGATGAATCGATTCTGAGCGCGCCAAAAGAGGTCAATGATGCGTTGCCAAGCGCGTTTCGCGACGACGCAGTGAATGATGATCCTGAAAATGATCCGTTGTACGACCAGGCTGTTGAGTTCGTTACCCGTACTCGAAAAGCATCCATCTCATCCGTGCAGCGGCAGTTGCGAGTGGGCTACAACCGCGCTGCCCGTATGATCGAGACCATGGAGATGGCCGGTGTGATTACGCCGGCAGAAGAAAACGGGCGCCGAGAAGTCATTGCGCCGCCACCGATAGAGGATTGA
- a CDS encoding O-antigen ligase family protein yields the protein MMATDASEFRIFASVVGKLLDQFAWWSFLLLLAVSSFIDDIYPSKHWLLITAGFCFALTLHLFGTALGARCNYRGIRSSAPVVGLFAVGLLWLVLQILVPAQHYGHELLLSNALDKHAAPPWFNPNLSWSVTPIETRHLLFSELICLLALLLMLSMLCTRQRLRQVLLIVTIVAGVHAVSAITAKYADTSLVDTAQLDGHFTVARGWFINRNHLASFLILTSVGWMSVFLHRCLRSDTGGTLIARIFTKRMLVSIPSVMVMVLIVIAVTLTSSRAGIVSVLILFLVFALTTMKRNSQARWTLSLLAGMTLFVSLLVVYFGEGVLQRFSGQEGLLGERGEQWQATWLLIKHNVLLGYGGNSYATLFQMVRDNDGLRQLIYNQAHNDYLHIWFEQGIVGLALWLGVIAVTFYKGIASLKRTQSTLVAAAIIASLATLGAALMQSLVDFNLQILSIRIYFFVIIAIVVSVPSIRHIKLNDVHVRSQ from the coding sequence ATGATGGCAACGGACGCCTCTGAATTTCGAATATTTGCGTCGGTGGTTGGAAAATTGCTTGATCAATTTGCCTGGTGGAGCTTTCTTTTATTGCTCGCAGTTTCCAGTTTTATTGATGATATTTATCCGAGCAAACACTGGCTTCTCATTACGGCCGGTTTCTGTTTTGCCCTCACGTTACACCTTTTTGGAACCGCCCTGGGCGCTCGATGTAATTACCGAGGTATTCGCTCCAGTGCGCCCGTCGTTGGACTCTTCGCCGTGGGTTTGCTCTGGTTGGTGTTACAAATCTTGGTGCCTGCGCAACACTATGGCCATGAACTGCTACTCTCAAATGCGTTAGACAAGCATGCGGCACCGCCTTGGTTTAATCCGAATTTAAGCTGGAGCGTCACACCAATAGAAACGCGTCACCTTTTGTTTAGCGAACTAATTTGTCTTTTGGCTCTGTTGCTGATGCTCTCGATGTTGTGCACACGGCAACGATTAAGACAGGTATTGTTGATCGTAACGATTGTGGCGGGTGTTCATGCTGTGTCTGCCATCACCGCAAAATACGCGGATACCTCCTTGGTTGATACAGCTCAGTTGGATGGTCACTTTACTGTGGCCCGAGGCTGGTTTATTAACCGAAATCACTTAGCAAGCTTTTTGATTCTTACCAGCGTCGGATGGATGAGTGTGTTTCTTCACCGCTGCCTCAGAAGCGACACAGGTGGGACTCTCATAGCCCGAATTTTTACTAAGCGAATGCTAGTCAGTATTCCCAGCGTGATGGTGATGGTTTTAATTGTGATTGCGGTCACGTTGACGTCTTCGCGTGCGGGTATTGTCAGTGTGCTCATCTTATTCTTGGTGTTCGCACTGACTACAATGAAACGAAATTCGCAAGCGCGATGGACGCTGTCATTGCTTGCTGGCATGACACTCTTTGTGTCTCTCTTGGTGGTTTATTTTGGAGAGGGGGTTCTGCAGCGGTTCTCGGGGCAGGAAGGGTTGCTCGGCGAACGTGGAGAACAATGGCAGGCAACTTGGTTGCTGATCAAACACAACGTGCTGCTAGGCTATGGGGGCAATAGCTATGCGACTTTGTTTCAAATGGTGCGTGACAATGATGGTCTTCGGCAATTGATCTACAATCAGGCACACAACGATTATCTGCACATTTGGTTTGAGCAAGGGATAGTCGGGTTGGCACTTTGGTTAGGTGTTATCGCGGTCACCTTTTACAAAGGAATCGCGAGTCTAAAGCGAACTCAGAGTACGCTTGTGGCCGCAGCTATTATTGCGTCACTTGCGACTCTCGGCGCTGCGTTGATGCAGTCTTTGGTAGACTTCAACTTGCAAATTCTTAGCATACGTATCTACTTCTTTGTAATAATAGCGATAGTGGTTTCGGTTCCGAGCATCCGACACATCAAATTAAATGATGTTCATGTGCGTAGTCAGTAG
- a CDS encoding GumC family protein — MNSTPHISTHSKSAENLVQDFLGNGQNQIAASQDTLSATLANFWQIIKDGKWGILALMLLGLIGGILKAVSETPVYQARLTMAVEPSMSHQTNINVFDPYAYRFYETQYELLKSRSVAERVVDRLNLVEREDVHHLLVPPSTMRSLAIEASKLTGIEFVDDVEVSPKKLDLSATQARQKKTWLTSVIQSGVNVSGGEKTNLVQVTFNSINPEFAAEIANELVSAYIDLGLDSQANRSQQTSLWLSQRIDDLKTTLDKAQSDLQNFLVSENLLDTDRSNQITTVELQALNSDYITAQSKLDELAKRYGTRHPKISEARAEVAAARQRLESKSRSIASSREKQVERERLERDVQVNQELYEAFLAKFKEADLSSSGSRLASARIVDRALPPRNPIYPQKQKIVMMWVFGGLCLGLMLAYVREQLDTSFRSGRHVEEKLGLPLLGVIQDMTKQVDNVERHYLSNKRSVFAESFNHIRTGVMYSNVDNPPKVMLVTSSVQSEGKTTVASNLALSYAQLGNTLLIDADLRRPRIKHIIDSDTRFGLVDYVAGVVPLQDCVRQDADEKNLFVLNSGTTPPNPLELLASDRFKSILEELRSRYSYIVVDTAPVLPASDAVVLGRLCDAVLMVVQSDRTTHHMARDAIKRLNASKVAIEGLILTQANIKKGNPYQYGGYYGYGAYAYVEDKDKA; from the coding sequence ATGAATTCAACACCACACATTTCCACTCATTCTAAAAGCGCAGAAAATCTGGTTCAGGATTTCCTCGGCAATGGGCAAAATCAAATAGCGGCATCGCAAGACACATTGTCAGCCACGCTGGCAAATTTCTGGCAGATCATTAAGGATGGTAAGTGGGGAATACTCGCCTTGATGTTGCTCGGGTTGATTGGCGGGATATTAAAGGCGGTTTCAGAAACCCCGGTTTATCAAGCGCGCCTGACGATGGCGGTGGAACCAAGCATGTCGCACCAGACCAACATTAATGTGTTTGATCCGTACGCCTATCGGTTTTACGAGACACAATATGAACTCTTAAAAAGCCGATCTGTTGCGGAACGAGTAGTTGACCGGCTGAACCTGGTCGAGCGTGAAGATGTGCATCATTTGTTGGTTCCACCGAGCACAATGCGTTCCTTAGCGATTGAAGCCTCGAAGCTTACCGGAATTGAGTTTGTGGACGACGTTGAAGTGTCGCCCAAGAAGCTCGATCTCAGTGCAACGCAGGCGCGTCAAAAGAAAACATGGTTGACCAGTGTTATTCAATCCGGCGTGAATGTGAGCGGCGGTGAGAAGACCAATCTTGTGCAAGTTACCTTTAACTCAATTAACCCTGAGTTCGCGGCTGAAATCGCTAATGAGTTGGTCAGTGCTTATATCGATCTGGGGTTAGATTCGCAAGCTAATCGATCTCAACAGACGTCGCTCTGGTTGTCGCAGCGAATTGATGACCTAAAAACGACGCTGGATAAAGCGCAGTCCGATTTACAAAACTTTTTGGTCAGCGAGAATTTATTGGATACAGATCGATCCAATCAAATCACCACCGTTGAACTACAAGCCTTAAATTCGGATTACATTACGGCACAGTCGAAATTGGATGAGCTCGCGAAGCGCTACGGAACCCGGCATCCTAAGATATCGGAGGCACGGGCTGAAGTGGCTGCTGCGAGACAACGGCTGGAATCAAAGTCTCGGTCAATTGCGTCATCGCGTGAAAAGCAGGTGGAGCGCGAGCGACTTGAACGGGATGTTCAAGTCAATCAAGAATTGTACGAAGCATTTCTAGCAAAGTTTAAAGAAGCAGATCTGTCATCCTCTGGTTCACGTCTTGCGTCTGCCCGTATTGTCGATCGTGCACTACCGCCGAGAAACCCGATTTACCCGCAGAAACAAAAAATTGTCATGATGTGGGTCTTCGGTGGACTCTGTTTAGGTTTAATGCTCGCCTACGTCAGAGAGCAACTTGATACGTCTTTTCGAAGCGGACGTCATGTCGAAGAAAAGTTAGGGCTACCGCTTCTTGGCGTGATTCAAGATATGACAAAGCAGGTAGATAATGTAGAACGTCATTATCTAAGTAATAAGCGATCCGTATTTGCCGAATCGTTTAACCACATTCGAACTGGAGTGATGTACTCCAATGTCGATAATCCGCCCAAGGTCATGTTGGTGACATCATCGGTCCAAAGCGAAGGCAAGACCACCGTCGCATCAAACTTGGCGCTTTCTTACGCTCAATTGGGTAACACATTGCTGATTGATGCGGATCTCCGACGACCACGCATAAAGCATATTATTGATTCGGATACACGGTTTGGTTTGGTGGACTACGTTGCCGGCGTTGTGCCGCTTCAAGATTGTGTTCGACAGGATGCTGATGAGAAGAATTTATTTGTGCTTAATTCTGGGACGACCCCGCCCAACCCGCTCGAATTGCTTGCGAGTGACCGTTTCAAGAGTATTTTAGAAGAGTTGCGTTCCAGATATTCTTACATCGTCGTTGATACTGCGCCTGTCTTACCTGCCAGTGATGCGGTGGTGTTGGGGCGGCTGTGCGATGCCGTGCTGATGGTGGTACAGTCTGATCGTACGACGCACCACATGGCGCGAGACGCAATCAAGCGATTGAACGCAAGCAAAGTAGCGATTGAGGGTTTGATACTCACGCAAGCGAATATTAAGAAGGGGAATCCGTATCAATACGGTGGTTACTACGGTTACGGCGCATACGCTTACGTTGAGGACAAAGATAAAGCATAA